A section of the Anabaena cylindrica PCC 7122 genome encodes:
- a CDS encoding SDR family oxidoreductase: MSIAEGQRGGGEFDSNVSPASPRPLVIVGARGTLGKAFARLCEVRGIIYRLLTRQEMDITNSDSVHAVLSELQPWAVVNAAGYVRVDDAEREPQICLKINAEGAEILATACAQHQAALLMFSSDLVFNGAVNNPYVETDTVAPLNVYGCSKVLAEKLVLTAYPASLVIRTSAFFGPWDDYNFVTIALRQLSAGNTFIAAEDTIVSPTYIPDLVHTSLDLLIDGESGLWHLTNKSASAGITWADLARVAAKQAGVSVSNLITLPMQEIGLAAPRPTYSVLGSDRGELMPCLDSAISRYMDNRG; the protein is encoded by the coding sequence GTGAGCATAGCAGAGGGGCAGAGGGGCGGAGGAGAATTTGATTCTAACGTCTCCCCTGCTTCTCCTCGCCCTCTAGTCATAGTCGGAGCTAGAGGAACATTAGGCAAAGCTTTTGCTCGGTTGTGTGAAGTGCGGGGTATCATATACCGCCTACTGACCCGACAAGAAATGGATATTACCAATTCGGACTCAGTCCATGCTGTGCTGTCCGAGTTGCAGCCCTGGGCAGTTGTTAACGCTGCTGGATATGTGCGAGTAGACGATGCGGAGCGAGAACCCCAGATTTGCCTAAAAATCAACGCTGAAGGGGCAGAGATATTAGCTACTGCTTGCGCTCAACATCAGGCAGCCTTGTTAATGTTTTCTTCTGATTTAGTCTTCAATGGTGCTGTAAATAACCCTTATGTAGAAACTGATACCGTTGCTCCGCTCAATGTCTATGGTTGCAGCAAAGTTTTGGCAGAAAAGCTGGTCTTGACGGCTTATCCGGCATCGCTAGTGATTCGCACCAGTGCATTCTTCGGCCCGTGGGATGACTACAACTTTGTTACGATTGCCTTACGTCAACTCAGTGCTGGAAATACTTTTATTGCTGCTGAGGATACCATAGTTTCACCTACATACATACCCGATCTTGTCCATACTAGTCTCGATTTATTAATTGATGGCGAAAGTGGTTTGTGGCACTTAACTAACAAAAGTGCGTCCGCAGGCATCACCTGGGCTGACTTAGCAAGGGTAGCGGCAAAACAAGCTGGTGTCAGCGTCAGCAATTTGATTACTCTGCCTATGCAAGAAATTGGTTTAGCTGCTCCCCGTCCGACTTATAGCGTTCTTGGTAGCGATCGCGGTGAATTAATGCCTTGTCTTGATAGCGCCATTTCGCGCTATATGGATAATAGAGGCTAG
- the galK gene encoding galactokinase encodes MNFEEIFNTIPETEASAPGRVNLLGEHTDYNDGFVLPTAIPQSTTVLLGMSRDNAHHFYSENLNEQVTILDTHHSPSGFASYIYGCIEVLKTAGYTIPSLLVYVKSSVPIGSGLSSSAALEVATLRAIRQLFDLPLNDVEIAQLAQQAEIHYAGVQCGIMDQMAASLADSKHILFLDTRTLERYLVPFPPGAEIIVIDSGVPRTLATSGYNQRRAECEEAAHLLGVKALRDITDTKTIETLSKPLCDRARHVVTENNRVLEALQAVTPERFGELMNASHASLRDDYEVSVPALDTLVEILQNTVGVFGARLTGAGFGGACVALVSSGKGRDIATKVVEKYKYTGYNGKILVPIMFM; translated from the coding sequence ATGAATTTTGAAGAAATATTCAATACAATACCCGAAACAGAAGCAAGTGCGCCAGGCAGGGTAAATCTACTTGGTGAACATACCGATTATAACGATGGTTTTGTGCTGCCAACTGCTATTCCTCAAAGCACAACAGTATTACTGGGTATGAGTAGAGATAATGCACACCATTTTTATTCAGAAAATTTAAATGAGCAAGTCACTATATTAGATACGCACCATTCGCCATCTGGATTTGCCAGCTATATTTATGGCTGTATTGAAGTATTAAAAACCGCAGGGTACACAATACCATCTCTGTTAGTATATGTAAAATCATCTGTGCCTATAGGTTCGGGTTTATCTAGCAGTGCGGCTTTAGAAGTGGCAACATTGAGAGCAATACGTCAACTTTTTGATCTTCCTCTCAATGATGTGGAAATTGCTCAACTCGCTCAACAAGCAGAAATTCACTATGCTGGTGTGCAATGCGGCATTATGGATCAAATGGCTGCTAGTTTGGCGGATAGCAAACATATTTTATTTTTAGATACTCGTACCCTAGAACGCTATCTCGTGCCTTTTCCACCTGGAGCAGAGATTATAGTTATAGATAGCGGTGTGCCGCGTACACTTGCCACTAGTGGTTATAATCAGCGTCGTGCGGAATGTGAAGAGGCAGCGCATTTGTTAGGAGTGAAAGCCCTGCGAGATATTACTGACACCAAGACTATAGAAACATTATCTAAACCGTTATGCGATCGCGCCCGTCATGTAGTAACAGAAAATAATCGCGTTTTAGAAGCTTTACAGGCAGTTACACCTGAGCGATTTGGAGAGTTGATGAATGCTTCCCATGCCAGTTTACGGGATGATTACGAAGTTTCTGTACCTGCGCTGGATACTTTGGTAGAAATTTTGCAGAACACAGTAGGAGTATTTGGTGCAAGGCTAACAGGAGCAGGTTTTGGCGGAGCTTGCGTGGCTTTAGTTTCATCAGGTAAAGGAAGAGATATTGCCACAAAAGTAGTTGAAAAATACAAATATACAGGTTACAACGGCAAAATTTTAGTACCTATAATGTTCATGTAG
- the galT gene encoding galactose-1-phosphate uridylyltransferase: MYSHSLLKPDGRQMTLYSRCPISEKITATSPSDEPVRANPHLRWHPLRGEWVAYASHRQGRTFLPPPEYNPLAPSRNPNFPTEIPVGKYDVAVFENRFPSMVTTAKNPPDCIVETLPANGACEVVVFTQDARASLSSLTLEHLDLILQVWGDRTEVLGKNPQIQYVLPFENKGVEVGVTLHHPHGQIYAYPFIPPVPAQMLEQQQRYYLEHQRGLLADLIEKEIADHQRIIYEDEDAIAFVPVCARYPYEVWVAPKQPVATFSDLSLEQRWGIAKALKTVTLKYDGLWNRPFPYLMSWFQAPTDGLPHPEAHLHAQFYPPYRTSDRLKYLAGTELAAGMFANDALPEEKAKELQAVNVNLRMPISA, from the coding sequence ATGTACTCCCACAGCTTGTTAAAGCCCGATGGACGGCAGATGACTTTGTATAGTCGTTGCCCAATTTCTGAAAAGATTACAGCCACTAGCCCCAGTGATGAGCCAGTGCGGGCAAATCCCCACCTGCGTTGGCATCCCCTCCGGGGTGAATGGGTAGCTTATGCTAGTCATCGTCAAGGGCGGACTTTTTTACCACCACCAGAATATAACCCCCTTGCCCCTAGCCGCAACCCTAATTTCCCCACTGAAATACCTGTTGGTAAGTATGATGTGGCAGTATTTGAGAACCGTTTTCCCTCGATGGTAACGACGGCCAAAAATCCGCCTGATTGCATTGTGGAAACCTTACCTGCAAATGGGGCTTGTGAGGTGGTGGTGTTTACCCAAGATGCCCGTGCTTCCCTGTCGTCCTTGACACTGGAACACTTGGATTTAATTTTGCAAGTTTGGGGCGATCGCACTGAGGTTTTGGGTAAAAATCCCCAAATTCAATATGTACTACCGTTTGAAAATAAAGGTGTGGAAGTTGGTGTGACTTTACACCATCCACATGGACAAATTTACGCTTATCCGTTTATTCCACCTGTGCCAGCACAGATGTTAGAACAACAGCAACGGTATTATCTGGAACATCAACGTGGGTTGTTAGCAGATTTGATTGAGAAAGAAATTGCTGATCATCAACGGATAATTTATGAAGATGAAGATGCGATCGCATTCGTTCCGGTCTGTGCGCGTTACCCTTATGAGGTTTGGGTAGCACCAAAACAACCAGTGGCTACTTTCTCAGATTTAAGCTTAGAACAACGTTGGGGAATTGCTAAAGCCTTAAAAACAGTCACTCTCAAATATGACGGCTTGTGGAATCGTCCTTTCCCTTATTTAATGTCTTGGTTTCAAGCCCCAACGGATGGTTTACCGCATCCTGAAGCACATTTACACGCTCAGTTTTATCCACCATACCGCACGAGCGATCGCTTGAAGTATTTGGCAGGAACCGAACTGGCAGCCGGGATGTTTGCCAACGACGCTTTACCAGAGGAGAAAGCGAAGGAATTGCAAGCAGTGAATGTAAATCTAAGAATGCCAATTTCGGCATAA
- a CDS encoding DUF3891 family protein codes for MIVNATQNGWKIIYHRAHALLAAQLAGQWRRKDVPVRFYETLAAISHHDDLEKEWEEENLTEAGAPRDFTLHSNDDAESGLQKVADLAKNALYRGRWVALLISMHISRLHEPRRGKSAKIDRFLDEQLQNQQRWREELGIEKSEVDAAYAFMQWCDRLSLILCQQELPADERFLEISKGPSGQRYDIMQRRDQLVTVKPWPFEEEQFTVNIEACEIFQAKFETNAELSQALQEAPINILEWTFVKS; via the coding sequence GTGATTGTCAACGCGACACAAAATGGTTGGAAAATAATTTATCACCGCGCTCATGCTTTACTAGCGGCTCAACTAGCAGGACAATGGCGACGAAAAGATGTTCCAGTCCGGTTTTATGAAACCCTGGCTGCAATTTCCCATCACGATGACCTAGAAAAAGAGTGGGAAGAGGAAAATCTGACTGAAGCAGGTGCGCCACGGGATTTCACCCTTCATTCAAATGATGATGCAGAGAGCGGTCTCCAGAAAGTAGCTGATCTGGCAAAGAACGCCCTCTATCGGGGAAGGTGGGTAGCTCTATTAATTTCCATGCACATCAGCCGTTTACATGAGCCACGAAGAGGTAAGTCTGCAAAAATAGACAGATTTCTGGATGAGCAACTTCAAAATCAGCAACGTTGGCGAGAGGAACTGGGTATTGAAAAATCGGAAGTTGATGCAGCTTATGCATTTATGCAATGGTGCGATCGCCTTTCTCTCATCCTCTGTCAACAAGAACTACCTGCCGATGAGCGGTTTTTGGAAATTAGCAAGGGTCCTTCAGGTCAGCGATATGACATCATGCAACGCCGTGATCAGTTAGTTACTGTCAAACCTTGGCCCTTTGAAGAAGAACAATTTACAGTCAACATCGAAGCTTGTGAAATATTCCAGGCAAAGTTTGAAACCAATGCCGAACTGAGTCAAGCACTTCAGGAAGCTCCTATCAATATACTGGAGTGGACATTTGTTAAGAGCTAG
- the galE gene encoding UDP-glucose 4-epimerase GalE produces the protein MSTILVTGGAGYIGSHAVLALKNAGYDVIILDNLSNGHREIVEQALQVKLIVGDMSDRSLLDSIFSTHNIAAVMHFAAYIAVGESVTDPAKYYRNNVVGTLTLLEAMLAASINKFIFSSTCALYGVPQFIPLTEDHPQNPISPYATSKWMVERILSDFDTAYNLKSVSFRYFNAAGADPNGLLGEDHIPETHLIPLVLLTALGKRESIFIFGTDYPTPDGTCIRDYIHINDLAQAHILGLQYLLDEGESEVFNLGNGHGFSVREVIETAKQVTGKEIKIIERERRPGDPPILVGSSDKVRTKLGWHPQHPKLNEIITHAWQWHQQRHQ, from the coding sequence ATGTCAACAATTTTAGTCACAGGGGGAGCAGGATATATTGGCTCCCATGCAGTATTAGCTCTTAAAAACGCAGGTTATGACGTTATTATTCTAGATAATCTGTCAAATGGGCATCGAGAAATTGTAGAACAGGCTTTGCAAGTAAAACTAATTGTTGGTGATATGAGCGATCGCTCTCTTCTCGACAGCATCTTTTCTACACATAACATAGCGGCAGTAATGCACTTTGCTGCTTACATTGCTGTAGGTGAATCTGTTACTGACCCAGCCAAATATTACCGTAATAATGTTGTCGGTACTTTGACGCTGCTAGAAGCAATGTTGGCTGCATCCATTAATAAATTTATCTTTTCTTCTACCTGCGCTCTTTATGGTGTCCCTCAGTTTATTCCTCTGACCGAAGACCATCCTCAAAACCCCATTAGTCCCTATGCAACTAGCAAGTGGATGGTAGAAAGAATTTTGTCAGATTTTGATACCGCCTATAATCTCAAATCTGTAAGCTTCCGCTATTTTAACGCCGCAGGTGCTGACCCCAATGGATTGCTGGGTGAAGACCACATCCCCGAAACTCACCTCATCCCACTAGTATTACTGACTGCTTTAGGCAAGAGGGAATCCATATTTATTTTCGGCACAGATTATCCTACTCCAGATGGTACTTGTATCCGAGATTATATTCATATCAATGACTTGGCACAAGCTCATATTTTGGGTTTGCAATATTTACTAGATGAGGGAGAAAGTGAGGTATTTAATCTAGGAAATGGCCATGGTTTTTCAGTCAGAGAAGTGATAGAAACTGCCAAGCAAGTAACAGGTAAAGAAATCAAAATTATAGAGCGCGAACGCCGACCAGGCGACCCACCAATTTTAGTTGGTAGTAGTGATAAAGTACGTACAAAATTGGGTTGGCATCCTCAACACCCAAAATTGAATGAAATTATTACCCACGCTTGGCAATGGCATCAACAGCGACATCAGTAA
- a CDS encoding glycoside hydrolase family 2 protein gives MKALTIGNPEVKLTSQVDNKQIFSFRETTHPRPQLQRCSTGVDTLTHCQSLDGQWKFAFDDEGKCAQPGDLKQWTHDIEVPFAPESIKSGIGDTGFHANCWYEREFETPPGEGRLLLHFGAVDYRARVWVNDQYLAEHEGGHTPFNIDITHVLNESGTTKVTVWAQDDPHDLAKPRGKQDWQLEPHSIWYPRTTGIWQTVWVERVGTTYIDHICWTPDFDRWEIGCFAALAGDVPVSGIQMKVKLSVGDRVLANDTYEVFDGEVRRRITLADPGIDDYRNELLWSPERPTLIDAEIQLVYNNQVLDAVKSYTALRTVSIQRDRFMLNGRPYYLRLVLDQGYWPESLMTAPDEDALRRDVELAKAMGFNGVRKHQKIEDPRFLYWADVLGLLVWEEMPSAYRFTQKAVERMTHEWTEVINRDINHPCIVAWVPFNESWGVPNLVETAAHRNYVLAMYYLTKTLDPSRPVIGNDGWESINTDILAIHDYDTQPQQLIHRYGPEVKLTDLFERKRPGGRILTLDNYPHQGQPIMLTEFGGIAYAPATQPEADKAWGYERCWNISELEMKYAALLETVNNIEIFSGLCYTQFTDTFQEANGLLYGDRTPKFPIAAIRAATLSGQGLCTPTAC, from the coding sequence ATGAAAGCATTAACTATCGGAAATCCTGAAGTTAAATTAACCTCTCAGGTTGATAATAAGCAAATTTTTAGTTTCAGAGAAACAACTCATCCGCGGCCGCAATTACAGCGATGCTCCACAGGCGTAGATACGCTAACTCACTGTCAAAGTCTGGACGGGCAATGGAAGTTCGCATTTGATGATGAAGGAAAATGCGCCCAACCCGGCGACCTTAAGCAATGGACTCATGATATAGAAGTTCCCTTTGCTCCTGAATCTATCAAAAGTGGGATTGGTGATACTGGATTTCATGCCAACTGTTGGTATGAGAGAGAATTTGAGACACCACCGGGAGAAGGAAGATTACTACTGCATTTTGGGGCTGTAGATTATCGGGCGCGGGTTTGGGTAAACGACCAATATCTGGCTGAACATGAAGGCGGACATACCCCTTTCAACATTGATATTACTCACGTTTTGAATGAAAGCGGCACAACCAAGGTAACAGTATGGGCGCAAGATGATCCTCACGACTTAGCAAAACCCCGTGGTAAGCAAGATTGGCAGTTAGAACCCCACAGTATTTGGTATCCACGCACTACTGGTATTTGGCAGACTGTGTGGGTTGAGCGTGTAGGGACAACATATATAGATCACATTTGCTGGACTCCTGACTTTGATCGGTGGGAAATTGGCTGTTTTGCGGCGCTGGCAGGGGATGTACCTGTTTCCGGTATTCAAATGAAGGTGAAATTGAGCGTTGGCGATAGGGTACTTGCAAATGATACCTATGAAGTGTTCGATGGGGAAGTTCGCCGTCGGATTACCCTCGCTGACCCTGGTATTGATGACTACCGCAATGAGTTACTCTGGAGTCCAGAAAGACCAACTTTGATTGATGCAGAAATTCAGTTGGTGTATAACAACCAGGTGTTAGATGCGGTTAAATCCTATACTGCATTGCGGACTGTGAGTATTCAGCGCGATCGCTTTATGCTCAATGGTCGTCCCTATTATTTACGGCTGGTTCTTGACCAAGGTTACTGGCCGGAGTCCCTGATGACCGCCCCCGATGAGGATGCATTACGGCGTGATGTGGAACTAGCTAAAGCTATGGGTTTCAATGGAGTTCGCAAACACCAAAAAATTGAAGATCCACGATTTTTATATTGGGCAGATGTTTTAGGCTTGTTAGTATGGGAAGAGATGCCCAGTGCCTATCGCTTTACCCAAAAAGCCGTAGAACGTATGACCCATGAGTGGACTGAGGTAATCAATCGTGATATTAACCATCCGTGTATTGTGGCATGGGTTCCCTTTAATGAGTCCTGGGGAGTCCCGAATTTAGTTGAAACTGCTGCCCATAGAAACTATGTTTTGGCAATGTATTATCTGACCAAAACCCTTGATCCTTCTCGTCCGGTGATTGGTAACGATGGCTGGGAAAGCATAAATACAGATATTCTGGCTATTCATGACTACGACACTCAACCCCAGCAGTTGATTCATCGCTATGGGCCGGAAGTTAAATTAACAGATTTGTTTGAGCGTAAGCGTCCTGGTGGACGGATTCTCACCCTGGACAACTATCCACACCAAGGACAACCGATCATGCTGACAGAGTTTGGTGGTATTGCTTATGCACCTGCTACCCAGCCTGAAGCAGATAAAGCCTGGGGATATGAGCGTTGCTGGAATATCTCCGAGCTAGAGATGAAGTATGCTGCTCTGCTCGAAACTGTGAATAATATCGAGATATTCAGTGGCCTCTGTTACACCCAATTCACAGATACATTCCAAGAAGCTAACGGTTTATTGTACGGCGATCGCACTCCGAAATTTCCCATTGCAGCGATCCGTGCTGCTACTCTTTCAGGACAAGGACTATGTACTCCCACAGCTTGTTAA
- a CDS encoding glycoside hydrolase family 43 protein encodes MLTYINPVYKGYFADPFVWQHLGVYYAIGTGAAEAAGIVDGISESTNQQRIFPLLRSSDFVNWDYVGNALPRPDPALGNNFWAPEVAYCDGKFYLYYSVGHEDKNHQLRVAQSDSPMGLYEDVDEPLTDLNTCSFAIDPHPFRDEDGQWYLFYARDFLDTEGGVQAGTAIAVDRLENMTKLAGVEKIVLRARSPWQRFLTNRLMYGEFYDWHTLEGPCVRKHEGKYYCFYSGGRWETENYGVDYGVADNVMGLYSDAGNETGPRVLKSVPDFVRGPGHNSIVLAPDSNTEYIVYHAWTNNMDKRQICLDKLIWTPEGPRCQGPTWTTQTITSE; translated from the coding sequence ATGCTAACTTATATCAATCCAGTCTACAAAGGCTATTTTGCTGACCCTTTTGTTTGGCAACACCTGGGGGTATACTATGCAATTGGAACTGGTGCAGCAGAGGCAGCAGGAATAGTAGATGGAATATCTGAATCTACTAACCAACAGCGAATTTTTCCTCTGTTACGATCCTCCGATTTTGTGAATTGGGATTATGTTGGTAACGCACTACCGCGTCCAGATCCTGCTTTGGGAAATAATTTTTGGGCTCCAGAAGTTGCTTACTGTGATGGTAAGTTTTACCTCTATTATTCGGTGGGACATGAGGACAAAAATCATCAATTGCGGGTTGCCCAAAGTGATAGTCCAATGGGTCTTTATGAGGATGTTGATGAACCACTTACAGATCTGAATACCTGCTCTTTTGCGATTGATCCTCATCCGTTCCGCGATGAGGATGGACAGTGGTATTTGTTTTATGCCCGCGATTTTCTAGATACAGAGGGAGGTGTGCAGGCTGGAACTGCTATCGCTGTAGACCGACTCGAAAACATGACAAAGCTGGCTGGTGTTGAGAAAATTGTCTTGCGTGCGCGATCGCCTTGGCAACGGTTTTTAACCAATCGGTTGATGTATGGTGAATTCTATGATTGGCATACGTTAGAAGGCCCCTGTGTTCGTAAGCATGAAGGTAAATACTACTGTTTTTATAGTGGTGGACGCTGGGAAACTGAAAACTATGGTGTAGATTATGGAGTTGCTGACAATGTCATGGGGCTTTATTCTGATGCTGGTAACGAAACCGGGCCACGGGTGCTAAAGTCTGTTCCTGATTTTGTCAGAGGGCCGGGACATAACTCTATAGTTCTGGCTCCAGACAGTAACACTGAATATATTGTCTACCATGCTTGGACGAATAATATGGATAAACGACAAATTTGTTTAGATAAACTGATCTGGACACCAGAAGGGCCACGTTGCCAAGGCCCTACCTGGACAACGCAGACTATTACTAGCGAATAA
- a CDS encoding DUF5895 domain-containing protein yields the protein MKASAQFDFEDEKFNAPPSQVLPWGLMINPRYGTDGLQSYGLAISRDNAQSVGFQPDENWQQVEHEFSSGMETVFISTTPRLVIVRRGPLSVKDRETGMKLGTFKDNYDAFLADKVKFKTFTRHLIFLVGEDKKFLHESPLQLTLSGSAGASFGKSYSEYQQGRPIGGFVAELEKAYAAFQKKPVTPKGPLFHAHGIFCPIIECEERGIEPNTALVASTVDYKHPTVSTLTDYMIASDSPESAIICKAFEEHKDFGKEVIKPEVSKVEMAGVTNSYVYADDDEFGYPPY from the coding sequence ATGAAAGCATCTGCCCAGTTCGACTTTGAAGACGAAAAATTTAACGCCCCTCCTTCCCAAGTGCTTCCCTGGGGTTTGATGATCAATCCTCGCTATGGTACGGATGGTTTACAAAGCTATGGTTTAGCAATTAGCCGGGATAATGCCCAATCTGTTGGTTTTCAACCTGATGAAAATTGGCAACAGGTAGAGCATGAATTTAGTTCGGGAATGGAAACTGTTTTTATTAGCACTACTCCTAGATTAGTAATTGTGCGTCGCGGGCCATTATCTGTTAAAGACAGAGAAACTGGCATGAAATTGGGTACTTTTAAAGATAATTATGATGCTTTTTTAGCTGATAAAGTTAAATTTAAAACTTTTACTCGCCATCTCATTTTTTTAGTGGGTGAAGATAAAAAGTTTCTACACGAATCACCTCTGCAATTAACTCTTAGTGGTTCAGCAGGAGCTAGTTTTGGTAAAAGTTATTCTGAATATCAACAAGGTAGACCAATCGGTGGTTTTGTCGCAGAATTAGAAAAGGCTTATGCCGCCTTCCAGAAGAAACCTGTAACTCCAAAGGGTCCTTTATTCCATGCCCATGGAATTTTTTGCCCAATTATTGAATGTGAAGAAAGAGGGATTGAGCCAAATACGGCTTTGGTGGCTTCAACTGTGGATTACAAACATCCCACGGTTTCAACTTTAACAGATTATATGATTGCCTCAGATTCTCCTGAGTCGGCAATTATTTGTAAGGCTTTTGAAGAACACAAGGATTTTGGTAAGGAAGTTATTAAACCAGAAGTTTCTAAGGTGGAAATGGCTGGTGTTACCAATTCTTATGTGTATGCAGATGATGATGAATTTGGTTATCCACCATATTAG
- a CDS encoding M24 family metallopeptidase: MNEEVSAKLELMRQTLAETGVQAIRLRGTDWFAWATAGASHTVLLTAETGVAEVLVTSEGAWILTDEIEAQRLKDEELPPNFQVYISSWAEAANRETFVCEVTNGGKVLSDKPIPVIEQPLPASLQNRKRVLMPRELERYRQIGLKASQAMTEVLTAAEPTWTEYQLAGAGAEALWARGLHPAVTLVAGERRLPLYRHATPTGEEIGRQAMLVFCARGYGLYANLTRFVSFGNLSNENAELHRHVREIEAFILNLSQPGTALDAIYRSLDQAYGKHGFPHAIREHHQGGITGYLAREIVATPTTTDTLAAGMAVAWNPSLAGAKVEDTFVILEDGKLENLTFDSNFPSVEVGGRSRPVPLVK; this comes from the coding sequence ATGAATGAAGAAGTCTCTGCCAAGCTGGAACTAATGAGGCAAACCCTAGCTGAAACTGGGGTACAGGCTATACGTTTACGTGGTACAGATTGGTTCGCTTGGGCAACTGCGGGCGCTTCTCACACTGTTTTACTAACTGCGGAAACTGGCGTAGCAGAAGTATTAGTAACTTCTGAAGGTGCGTGGATATTAACTGATGAAATTGAAGCGCAACGCCTGAAAGATGAAGAATTACCACCAAATTTTCAAGTATACATCAGTTCTTGGGCTGAGGCTGCTAATCGTGAAACTTTTGTCTGTGAGGTTACAAATGGGGGAAAAGTTCTCAGTGATAAACCTATTCCAGTTATAGAGCAGCCATTACCAGCATCTTTACAAAACCGGAAACGGGTACTGATGCCAAGGGAGTTAGAGCGATATCGCCAAATAGGACTAAAAGCCAGCCAAGCGATGACAGAGGTACTCACAGCCGCAGAACCTACTTGGACAGAATATCAGTTAGCTGGTGCAGGTGCAGAAGCATTATGGGCAAGGGGACTGCATCCAGCAGTAACACTGGTAGCAGGAGAAAGACGTTTACCCTTATACCGTCATGCCACACCCACAGGAGAAGAAATTGGACGGCAAGCAATGCTGGTATTTTGCGCTAGAGGTTATGGTTTGTATGCCAATTTGACGAGATTTGTGAGTTTTGGCAACCTTTCAAATGAGAATGCCGAATTGCATCGTCATGTGCGGGAAATTGAAGCTTTTATTTTAAACTTATCTCAACCCGGAACTGCCCTCGACGCAATTTATCGCTCCCTAGATCAAGCTTATGGAAAACATGGATTTCCCCATGCTATCCGTGAACATCATCAGGGAGGAATTACAGGATATTTAGCTAGAGAAATTGTTGCCACTCCAACTACTACCGATACTTTAGCCGCAGGAATGGCTGTCGCTTGGAACCCAAGTTTAGCCGGGGCAAAGGTGGAAGATACTTTTGTAATTCTTGAGGATGGGAAATTAGAAAATTTGACTTTTGACTCGAATTTTCCCAGTGTAGAAGTAGGAGGGCGATCGCGTCCTGTGCCTTTAGTTAAATAA
- a CDS encoding phytanoyl-CoA dioxygenase family protein, with translation MLQNIDAATHHTANDVDKLAEELNRDGICMIRGLFDKKLIKEWAEAFKNLFAERQNQPGGLAPREISRYYLTLPWVRPFANPNVFANPVIMGILKRVFFQEYVMVQLGVDVPFQGSDYQEIHRDFRPLFCDEIVTPLYALAVNFPLVEVTSENGPFQMARGTHVLPREVGLKKIATGEIPMESFYMQPGDVIVRSPLALHRGSPNQTNEPRPMVVMGYAMHWVHTPKVDLTLQRDYYESLPEELQQMLRCEVVEQLPTEKVETYINFKY, from the coding sequence ATGCTTCAAAATATAGACGCAGCAACTCACCATACTGCTAATGATGTAGATAAATTGGCAGAAGAATTGAATAGAGACGGAATTTGTATGATTCGCGGTCTTTTTGATAAAAAATTGATTAAGGAGTGGGCAGAAGCTTTTAAAAATTTATTTGCAGAACGTCAAAATCAACCAGGTGGGTTAGCTCCCCGTGAAATTTCCCGCTACTATCTTACATTGCCTTGGGTTAGGCCATTTGCTAATCCAAATGTTTTCGCCAACCCGGTGATTATGGGTATCCTGAAGCGGGTATTTTTCCAAGAATACGTGATGGTTCAGTTAGGTGTTGATGTGCCGTTTCAGGGTTCAGATTATCAGGAAATACATAGAGATTTTCGTCCTCTGTTCTGTGACGAGATAGTAACCCCACTCTATGCTCTAGCAGTTAACTTCCCACTTGTGGAAGTAACATCAGAGAATGGACCATTTCAAATGGCGCGTGGCACTCATGTTTTACCACGTGAGGTGGGACTAAAAAAGATTGCCACAGGTGAAATTCCGATGGAATCTTTCTATATGCAGCCTGGTGATGTAATTGTGCGATCGCCTTTAGCACTACACCGAGGTTCACCAAATCAGACAAACGAGCCAAGACCTATGGTAGTGATGGGCTATGCTATGCACTGGGTACACACCCCAAAGGTAGATTTGACTCTGCAACGAGACTATTATGAAAGCCTACCGGAAGAGTTACAACAAATGTTGCGGTGTGAAGTCGTGGAACAACTACCAACAGAAAAAGTTGAAACTTACATAAATTTCAAATACTAA